In Croceicoccus sp. Ery15, a genomic segment contains:
- a CDS encoding alpha/beta hydrolase, which produces MAENALPDIAFAASPDGLSLAYRHAAGSGPLIVFLPGYMSDMAGSKAEAVLQWAVDNGRGCLLLDYSGCGKSAGRFADGTLSRWRGEVLHLIEQAGAGTAETPVLLIGSSMGGWLMLLVAGALVQAEGDEALAGMIGIAAAPDFTSWGYDEKQRAVLAGGKVLYEDNPYGPEPTPTHPGFFADAEAQLLLSDPLAIHAPVRLLHGQRDADVPWETSIRLAHALAGEDVRVALVKDGDHRLSRPQDIALLLSTIEELLASDH; this is translated from the coding sequence ATGGCCGAAAACGCGCTTCCCGACATCGCCTTTGCCGCCAGCCCCGACGGCTTGTCGCTCGCCTATCGCCATGCTGCGGGGTCCGGCCCGCTGATCGTGTTCCTGCCCGGTTACATGTCGGACATGGCTGGGTCCAAGGCAGAAGCTGTGCTGCAATGGGCAGTGGACAACGGGCGTGGGTGCCTGCTGCTCGATTATTCGGGCTGCGGGAAAAGCGCAGGGCGGTTTGCCGATGGCACATTGTCGCGCTGGCGCGGGGAAGTGCTGCATCTGATCGAACAGGCCGGTGCGGGCACGGCGGAAACGCCTGTCCTGCTGATAGGATCGTCGATGGGCGGCTGGCTGATGCTGCTGGTCGCGGGTGCGCTGGTTCAGGCAGAGGGCGACGAGGCGCTGGCAGGCATGATCGGCATTGCCGCCGCGCCCGATTTCACCAGTTGGGGCTATGACGAGAAGCAGCGCGCCGTGCTGGCGGGCGGCAAGGTGCTGTACGAAGACAATCCCTATGGGCCCGAACCCACGCCGACGCATCCCGGGTTTTTCGCCGATGCCGAGGCGCAATTGCTATTATCCGACCCGCTGGCGATCCACGCGCCGGTGCGCCTGTTGCACGGGCAGCGCGACGCCGACGTGCCGTGGGAAACCTCGATCCGGCTGGCGCATGCACTGGCCGGAGAGGATGTGCGCGTCGCGCTGGTCAAGGATGGCGACCATCGCCTGTCGCGCCCGCAGGATATAGCGCTGCTACTATCCACCATCGAAGAACTGCTCGCATCGGATCATTGA
- a CDS encoding LLM class flavin-dependent oxidoreductase, whose product MTTLSVLDFAPIVEGGTATDALAASARIAAHAEAEGYKRFWLAEHHAMAGIASSAVAVCLAHIGHATSTIRIGAGGIMLPNHNPFVIAEQFGTLDALFPGRIDLGLGRAPGADGRIARMLRKDLHGAAEQFPQDVVELQAIFAGDERLPLQATPGAGANPEIWLLGSSLFGAQLAARLGLPYAFAAHFAPSQLDDALRVYREFFQPSEACEKPHVMVGTNAYAAETTEEAYLMASSMDQSFVALRTGHPGKLPPPVPGYRDSLPPQAAATLQAMRSVSAIGTRGEVAESLTALIRRTGADELVLAGNTFDPAARARSLSLTMQAMKAACPA is encoded by the coding sequence ATGACGACACTTTCCGTACTCGATTTCGCGCCCATCGTCGAAGGCGGCACTGCTACCGACGCCTTGGCCGCCAGCGCCCGCATCGCCGCCCATGCCGAGGCAGAGGGATACAAGCGGTTCTGGCTGGCCGAACATCACGCCATGGCCGGCATCGCCAGCAGCGCGGTGGCCGTGTGCCTTGCCCATATCGGCCATGCGACCAGCACTATTCGCATCGGCGCGGGCGGGATCATGCTGCCCAATCACAACCCTTTCGTGATCGCCGAACAATTCGGCACGCTGGACGCGCTGTTTCCCGGACGGATCGATCTGGGTCTTGGCCGCGCACCGGGTGCCGACGGACGCATCGCGCGCATGCTGCGCAAGGATCTGCACGGCGCGGCGGAACAATTCCCGCAGGATGTGGTCGAATTGCAGGCGATTTTCGCGGGCGACGAACGCCTGCCGCTGCAGGCCACGCCCGGCGCGGGGGCCAATCCCGAAATCTGGCTACTCGGCTCCAGCCTGTTTGGCGCGCAACTGGCCGCGCGGCTGGGCCTGCCCTATGCCTTTGCCGCCCATTTCGCGCCGTCGCAGCTTGACGATGCGCTGCGGGTCTATCGCGAATTCTTCCAGCCGTCCGAAGCATGCGAAAAGCCGCATGTTATGGTGGGCACCAATGCCTATGCTGCGGAAACCACCGAAGAAGCCTATCTGATGGCATCCAGCATGGACCAGAGCTTTGTCGCATTGCGCACCGGCCATCCGGGCAAGCTGCCTCCGCCGGTTCCCGGCTATCGCGACAGCCTGCCCCCGCAGGCGGCTGCGACATTACAGGCGATGCGGTCGGTCAGCGCCATCGGCACGCGCGGGGAAGTGGCCGAAAGCCTGACCGCGCTGATCCGCCGCACCGGCGCGGACGAGCTTGTTTTGGCGGGCAACACCTTTGATCCTGCCGCACGCGCGAGGTCGCTTTCGCTTACCATGCAGGCGATGAAAGCCGCCTGTCCCGCCTGA
- a CDS encoding NAD(P)/FAD-dependent oxidoreductase: MNQADVIIVGAGHGGAAAALALRQAGFEGSIAMIGREKEAPYERPPLSKEYLAREKEFERLYIRPPQFWEDKDIRLILGTSVTEIEPRGKSVKLSNGEQMGYTHLIWAAGGDARRLSCSGADLRGVHAVRTRADADRMMAEIDAGAKRCVVIGGGYIGLEAAAVLRKLDIEVVLIEMLDRVLARVAGETLSRFYEQEHRDHGVNIMLETGVDCILGDGDKVTGVKLADGSEIEADMVIVGIGIVPSIGPLIVAGATGANGVDVDEYCRTSLDDIYAIGDCAAHANDYADGAVIRLEAVQNANDMAKTAAMAICGDKQPYKATPWFWSNQYDLKLQTVGLSIGFDHFVVRGDPATRSFSVIYLRDGKVVALDCVNKVKDYVQGKKLVERHAVIDPALLADNDVPLKEMAEG; this comes from the coding sequence ATGAACCAAGCAGACGTCATCATCGTTGGCGCGGGCCATGGCGGCGCGGCCGCCGCACTTGCCCTTCGGCAGGCCGGTTTCGAAGGGTCGATCGCCATGATCGGGCGCGAAAAGGAAGCCCCCTACGAACGTCCGCCGCTGTCCAAGGAATATCTGGCGCGCGAGAAGGAATTCGAACGGCTTTATATCCGCCCTCCCCAGTTCTGGGAGGACAAGGATATCCGCCTGATCCTCGGCACCAGCGTGACCGAGATCGAGCCGCGCGGCAAAAGCGTAAAGCTCTCTAACGGCGAGCAGATGGGATACACCCATCTGATCTGGGCAGCGGGCGGCGATGCGCGGCGCCTGTCGTGTTCGGGCGCGGATCTGCGCGGCGTGCATGCGGTGCGCACCCGCGCCGATGCGGACCGCATGATGGCCGAAATCGATGCGGGCGCGAAACGCTGTGTCGTCATCGGCGGCGGCTATATCGGGCTGGAAGCGGCCGCCGTGCTGCGCAAGCTGGATATCGAGGTTGTGCTAATCGAAATGCTCGACCGCGTGCTGGCGCGCGTTGCGGGCGAAACCCTGTCGCGTTTCTATGAACAGGAACACCGCGATCACGGCGTGAACATCATGCTGGAAACCGGCGTCGATTGCATTCTGGGCGACGGCGACAAGGTAACCGGCGTGAAACTGGCCGACGGCAGCGAGATCGAGGCAGACATGGTGATCGTTGGCATCGGCATCGTGCCGTCGATCGGACCGCTGATCGTGGCGGGCGCGACGGGCGCGAACGGCGTGGATGTCGACGAATATTGCCGCACGTCGCTCGACGACATCTACGCCATCGGCGATTGCGCGGCCCATGCCAACGATTACGCCGATGGCGCGGTGATTCGGCTGGAAGCGGTGCAGAACGCGAACGACATGGCCAAGACCGCCGCCATGGCGATCTGCGGCGACAAGCAGCCGTACAAGGCGACGCCATGGTTCTGGTCGAACCAGTATGATCTGAAATTGCAGACCGTGGGCCTGTCGATCGGTTTCGACCATTTCGTCGTGCGCGGCGATCCGGCCACGCGCAGCTTTTCCGTTATCTATCTACGTGACGGCAAGGTCGTGGCGCTGGACTGCGTGAACAAGGTCAAGGACTATGTTCAGGGCAAGAAGCTGGTCGAACGCCATGCGGTGATCGATCCGGCTCTGCTGGCCGATAATGACGTGCCGTTAAAGGAAATGGCAGAGGGCTAG
- the queG gene encoding tRNA epoxyqueuosine(34) reductase QueG, whose translation MNGSSADRLELLRQALLEQAQKEGFAAAGIAGAGADPRRIARLRDWLAQDRHGSMGWMEDRADQRGAPQILWPEAQSVIALGMSYAPAHDPLALADARDRARISVYAQGRDYHDTVKKALKRLARWLVGEAAKQGIEAGVKVFVDTAPVMEKPLGEAAGIGWQGKHTNMVSRQHGSWLFLGAIYTTLAFRPDEPHQDRCGSCTACLNACPTNAFPAPRQIDARRCISYLTIEHKGPIPHEFRAAMGNRIYGCDDCLAVCPWNSFAQSAAANRAFLPRAELVAPRLRELLALDDAGFRVLFSGSPIKRIGRDRFVRNCLIAAGNSGDAALAEPVSALLTDSDPVVAEAAGWALARLAETRQPAT comes from the coding sequence TTGAACGGGTCAAGCGCTGACAGGCTTGAACTTCTAAGGCAAGCGCTTCTGGAACAGGCGCAAAAGGAAGGTTTCGCCGCCGCGGGGATCGCAGGCGCGGGCGCCGACCCGCGCCGGATTGCACGGCTGCGCGACTGGCTGGCGCAGGACCGCCACGGATCGATGGGCTGGATGGAGGACCGCGCCGACCAGCGCGGCGCGCCGCAGATCCTTTGGCCCGAAGCGCAAAGCGTGATCGCCCTGGGCATGAGCTATGCCCCCGCACATGACCCGCTGGCGCTGGCCGATGCGAGGGATCGCGCCCGCATTTCGGTCTATGCGCAGGGGCGCGATTATCACGATACGGTGAAAAAGGCGCTGAAGCGGCTGGCGCGCTGGCTGGTCGGGGAAGCGGCGAAACAGGGGATCGAGGCGGGGGTTAAGGTCTTTGTCGATACCGCCCCCGTGATGGAAAAACCGCTGGGCGAGGCTGCGGGCATCGGCTGGCAGGGCAAGCATACCAATATGGTCAGCCGCCAGCATGGCAGCTGGCTGTTTCTGGGCGCGATCTATACCACTCTGGCGTTCCGGCCCGACGAACCGCATCAGGACCGCTGCGGTTCGTGCACGGCCTGCCTGAATGCCTGCCCCACCAATGCCTTTCCCGCGCCCCGCCAGATCGATGCGCGGCGGTGTATTTCCTATCTCACCATCGAGCATAAGGGCCCGATCCCGCATGAATTCCGCGCCGCGATGGGCAATCGTATCTATGGCTGCGACGATTGCCTTGCCGTGTGCCCGTGGAACAGCTTTGCGCAAAGCGCGGCGGCGAACCGCGCGTTCCTGCCGCGCGCCGAACTGGTCGCACCGCGCCTGCGCGAACTGCTGGCGCTGGACGATGCGGGGTTCCGGGTGCTGTTCTCCGGCTCTCCCATAAAGCGGATCGGGCGCGACCGGTTCGTGCGCAATTGCCTCATCGCGGCGGGGAACAGCGGCGATGCCGCGCTGGCGGAACCGGTCAGCGCCTTGCTGACCGATTCCGATCCCGTGGTCGCAGAAGCGGCCGGCTGGGCGCTGGCGCGGCTGGCGGAAACGCGCCAGCCCGCGACCTAG
- a CDS encoding ABC transporter ATP-binding protein: MTQAFDQTRFTPLDDSNRPLAIEARGLVKRFDGVLAVDGVDIAVPEGSIFGILGPNGAGKTTTLRMLLGIIDPDQGTRRVLGSEDPHALANRIGYLPEERGLYPAMKAVDAIAFVGALRGLPTAEGRKRGYRLLEEHGFAHIADRQIRQMSKGQAQTVQLLATLVHDPALVVLDEPFSGLDAISQGRLERTIRGLAEKGTTVIFSTHVLAHAERLCERIAIIAGGRVPFHGLVSTARDRLPPQVHLETRTIDGPWRAALPADAQPQIKATGGALWAFSLPDDGVEPLLTALVEGKAGIQALSIERAGLHDAFVAIAGEAAAKALEDDGKGAESAK, encoded by the coding sequence ATGACACAAGCGTTCGATCAAACCCGGTTCACCCCCCTTGACGACAGCAACCGCCCTCTGGCGATCGAAGCAAGGGGGCTGGTCAAGCGTTTCGACGGGGTTCTGGCGGTGGACGGCGTGGATATCGCCGTGCCCGAAGGGTCGATCTTCGGCATACTCGGCCCCAATGGCGCGGGCAAGACGACGACATTGCGCATGCTGCTGGGCATTATCGACCCCGATCAGGGCACCCGCCGCGTCTTGGGGAGCGAGGATCCGCACGCGCTGGCCAATCGCATCGGCTATCTGCCGGAAGAGCGGGGGCTGTATCCCGCGATGAAGGCCGTGGATGCCATCGCCTTTGTCGGCGCGCTGCGCGGCCTGCCCACGGCAGAGGGGCGCAAGCGCGGCTATCGCCTGCTGGAAGAGCACGGTTTCGCGCATATTGCGGACCGCCAGATTCGCCAGATGTCCAAGGGACAGGCCCAAACGGTGCAGCTTTTGGCCACATTGGTGCACGATCCGGCACTGGTCGTGCTGGACGAACCGTTCTCGGGCCTCGACGCGATCAGCCAGGGGCGGCTGGAGCGGACCATTCGCGGCCTTGCCGAAAAAGGCACAACGGTGATCTTTTCCACCCATGTCCTCGCCCATGCGGAACGTCTGTGCGAACGCATCGCGATCATCGCGGGCGGGCGGGTGCCGTTCCACGGCCTTGTCTCTACCGCGCGCGACCGTTTGCCGCCGCAGGTGCATCTGGAAACCCGCACCATCGACGGACCATGGCGCGCGGCACTGCCCGCCGATGCGCAGCCGCAGATCAAGGCGACCGGCGGGGCGCTATGGGCATTTTCGCTGCCCGACGACGGCGTCGAACCGCTGCTGACCGCGCTGGTGGAAGGCAAGGCGGGGATCCAGGCGCTTTCCATAGAACGGGCGGGACTGCACGATGCGTTCGTCGCCATTGCGGGCGAGGCCGCGGCCAAGGCGCTGGAAGACGACGGCAAGGGTGCGGAGAGCGCGAAATGA
- a CDS encoding ABC transporter permease, with protein MKHFLSKIMVIARRDFRAILFSRSFLFFILGPLFPVIVAWMAGGIGASVQGAAGEARLGIAMSETESALISDARQSLHHALPKLPGLEMLQGDRNGTGEIRAVMADGPGERNVAAVLAGTLDEPSLSGPSNRIAAWQGDVSLLVDEARRLRDLRAGAQQREWPAITMQPMAQPSQVDEAGGRIRTAQAGQTLLFLLTMLLAGMVLSNLVEEKANKIIEVLAAAVPMDAVFFGKLLAMLGVSFVGIAVWGSAAALVLVAGGSGLSMLATPAVGWPVFILLCIAYFACAYLLLGSLFLSIGGLAATVREVQTLSMPVTMAQLLVFFLASYALGHQGQPIEMAAAIFPFSSPFAMLARAAMQPEIWPHFVAIAWQALWVFLIVRAGAALFRKTVMKSGPAKGRRGLGTLLSQSVRSFRRA; from the coding sequence ATGAAGCATTTCCTGTCCAAGATCATGGTCATCGCGCGCCGTGATTTCCGCGCGATCCTGTTCAGCCGGTCGTTCCTGTTCTTCATCCTTGGCCCGCTGTTTCCGGTGATCGTCGCATGGATGGCGGGCGGCATCGGCGCCAGCGTTCAGGGCGCTGCGGGCGAGGCGAGGCTGGGCATTGCGATGAGCGAGACCGAAAGCGCGCTGATCAGCGATGCGCGCCAGTCGCTGCACCATGCCCTGCCCAAGCTGCCCGGTCTGGAGATGCTGCAAGGCGACCGCAACGGCACGGGCGAGATCAGGGCCGTGATGGCCGACGGTCCGGGCGAGCGCAATGTCGCCGCCGTGCTGGCGGGCACATTGGACGAACCCAGCCTGTCGGGCCCGTCGAACCGCATCGCGGCATGGCAGGGCGATGTCAGCCTGCTGGTCGACGAGGCGCGGCGGCTGCGCGACTTGCGGGCAGGCGCGCAGCAACGCGAATGGCCCGCGATCACCATGCAACCCATGGCCCAGCCCAGCCAGGTGGACGAAGCGGGCGGGCGCATCCGCACCGCGCAGGCGGGACAGACGCTGCTGTTCCTGCTGACCATGCTGCTGGCAGGCATGGTGCTGTCGAACCTTGTCGAGGAAAAGGCGAACAAGATCATCGAAGTGCTGGCCGCCGCCGTGCCGATGGACGCGGTGTTTTTCGGCAAGCTGCTGGCGATGCTGGGCGTCAGCTTTGTCGGCATTGCCGTGTGGGGCAGCGCGGCGGCGCTGGTGTTGGTGGCGGGCGGCAGCGGGCTTTCGATGTTGGCGACGCCGGCAGTCGGCTGGCCGGTGTTCATCCTGCTGTGCATCGCCTATTTCGCTTGCGCCTATCTGTTGCTGGGATCGCTGTTCCTGTCGATCGGCGGTCTGGCGGCCACGGTGCGCGAGGTGCAGACTTTGTCCATGCCCGTCACCATGGCGCAATTGCTGGTGTTCTTTCTTGCGTCCTATGCGCTGGGCCATCAGGGGCAGCCCATCGAAATGGCGGCAGCGATTTTCCCCTTCTCCTCGCCCTTTGCGATGCTGGCACGCGCAGCGATGCAGCCCGAAATCTGGCCCCATTTCGTCGCCATCGCGTGGCAGGCCCTGTGGGTGTTCCTGATTGTGCGCGCGGGCGCGGCGCTGTTCCGCAAGACGGTGATGAAATCGGGTCCGGCCAAGGGCAGGCGCGGACTGGGCACGTTACTGTCGCAATCGGTCCGCTCGTTCAGGCGCGCCTAA
- the msrB gene encoding peptide-methionine (R)-S-oxide reductase MsrB, whose protein sequence is MTHDRRSFVGLLLAGALSPLATACGQSAEAKQAFPFTLSDAQWRKRLTAAEYRILREAGTERAFSSPLDKEKRAGIFACAGCGHRLFSSRTKYDSRTGWPSFYRPLQGAIGTSTDYKIGYPRTEVHCANCGGHLGHVFNDGPKPTGKRYCMNGLALDFIPGAA, encoded by the coding sequence ATGACCCATGATCGCCGCAGCTTTGTCGGATTGCTTCTTGCGGGCGCGCTGTCCCCGCTGGCAACGGCCTGCGGTCAAAGCGCCGAGGCGAAGCAGGCATTCCCTTTTACGCTAAGCGACGCGCAATGGCGCAAGCGGCTGACTGCGGCGGAATATCGCATCCTGCGCGAAGCGGGCACCGAGCGGGCTTTCTCCTCCCCGCTCGACAAGGAAAAGCGCGCGGGCATCTTCGCCTGCGCGGGCTGCGGCCACCGGCTGTTTTCGTCGCGCACTAAATATGACAGCCGCACCGGCTGGCCCAGTTTCTATCGTCCGCTGCAAGGCGCCATCGGCACGAGCACCGATTACAAGATCGGCTATCCCCGTACCGAAGTGCATTGCGCCAATTGCGGCGGCCATCTGGGCCATGTGTTCAATGACGGACCCAAGCCCACCGGCAAGCGTTACTGTATGAACGGGCTGGCACTGGATTTCATTCCCGGCGCTGCCTAA
- the dxs gene encoding 1-deoxy-D-xylulose-5-phosphate synthase, protein MTAEQAPNKPLTPLLDTVDTPNDLRRLAPSQLRQLADELRLEMIDAVGQTGGHLGSGLGVVELTTAIHYVFNTPEDRLIWDVGHQAYPHKILTGRRDRIRTLRQGGGLSGFTKRSESEYDPFGAAHSSTSISAALGFAVANKLSGRPGKGIAVIGDGAMSAGMAYEAMNNAEQAGNRLVVILNDNDMSIAPPVGGLSSYLARLVSSGRFLGLRELARKFARKLPRPLHVAARKTDEFARGMAMGGTLFEELGFYYVGPIDGHDLEALVPVLENVRDAAEGPCLIHVVTQKGKGYAPAEQSADKYHGVQKFNVVTGEQKKSRGGPPKYQDVFGETLAKLAETDDRICAITAAMPSGTGVDIFNKAHPDRSFDVGIAEQHAVTFAAGLAAEGMRPFCAIYSTFLQRAFDQVVHDVAIQNLPVRFAIDRAGLVGADGATHAGSFDVTYLATLPNMVVMAAADEAELAHMTYTAACHDSGPIAFRYPRGEGTGVPMPEQPERLEIGKGRIVREGSKIAILSLGTRLAEGLKAADQLEAKGLSTTVADLRFAKPLDEAMIRRLIASHEVVVTVEEGAIGGLGAHVLTMASDEGLLDNGLKIRTMRLPDIFQDHDAPDRQYDEAGLNAANIVDTVLKALRHNSAGVEEARA, encoded by the coding sequence ATGACTGCCGAACAGGCCCCTAACAAACCGCTGACACCGCTGCTGGATACGGTCGACACGCCCAACGATCTGCGCAGGCTGGCCCCGTCGCAATTGCGCCAGCTGGCTGACGAGCTGCGGCTGGAGATGATCGATGCCGTCGGGCAGACCGGCGGCCATCTGGGGTCCGGCCTTGGCGTGGTCGAACTGACCACCGCGATCCATTACGTGTTCAACACGCCCGAAGATCGCCTGATCTGGGATGTCGGCCACCAGGCCTATCCCCACAAGATCCTGACGGGCCGGCGCGACCGTATCCGCACCCTGCGTCAGGGCGGCGGGCTGTCGGGCTTTACCAAGCGGAGCGAAAGCGAATACGACCCGTTCGGCGCGGCGCACAGCTCCACCTCGATCAGCGCGGCGCTGGGCTTTGCGGTGGCCAACAAGCTGTCGGGCAGGCCCGGCAAGGGCATCGCCGTCATCGGCGACGGCGCGATGAGCGCGGGCATGGCGTATGAAGCCATGAACAATGCCGAACAGGCGGGCAACCGTCTGGTCGTGATCCTGAACGACAATGACATGTCGATCGCGCCGCCCGTTGGCGGATTGTCAAGCTATCTTGCCCGCCTCGTGTCTTCGGGCCGCTTCCTTGGCCTGCGCGAACTGGCGCGCAAATTCGCGCGCAAGCTGCCCCGCCCGCTGCATGTCGCCGCGCGCAAGACCGACGAATTCGCCCGCGGCATGGCGATGGGCGGCACCTTGTTCGAAGAGCTTGGCTTTTATTACGTCGGCCCCATCGACGGGCACGATCTGGAAGCGCTGGTTCCCGTTCTGGAAAACGTGCGCGATGCCGCCGAGGGGCCGTGCCTGATCCATGTCGTCACGCAAAAGGGCAAGGGCTATGCCCCTGCGGAACAGAGCGCCGACAAATATCACGGCGTGCAGAAGTTCAACGTCGTCACGGGCGAGCAGAAAAAGTCCAGGGGCGGACCGCCCAAATATCAGGACGTGTTCGGCGAAACCCTTGCGAAACTGGCCGAAACCGACGACCGCATCTGCGCCATCACTGCCGCCATGCCCAGCGGCACCGGCGTCGATATTTTCAACAAGGCCCACCCCGACCGCAGCTTCGACGTCGGCATTGCGGAACAGCATGCGGTGACCTTTGCCGCCGGTCTTGCGGCCGAAGGCATGCGCCCGTTCTGCGCGATCTATTCCACCTTTTTGCAGCGCGCCTTCGATCAGGTGGTGCATGACGTGGCGATCCAGAACCTGCCCGTGCGCTTTGCCATCGACCGCGCCGGTCTGGTCGGCGCGGACGGGGCGACCCACGCGGGCAGTTTCGACGTGACCTATCTGGCGACGCTGCCGAACATGGTGGTGATGGCCGCGGCTGACGAGGCGGAGCTGGCGCATATGACCTATACCGCCGCTTGCCATGACAGCGGCCCGATCGCCTTCCGCTATCCGCGCGGCGAAGGGACCGGCGTGCCCATGCCCGAACAGCCCGAACGGCTTGAAATCGGCAAGGGGCGTATCGTGCGCGAGGGCAGCAAGATCGCGATCCTGTCGCTGGGCACCCGCCTTGCCGAGGGGCTGAAGGCTGCCGACCAGCTTGAGGCAAAAGGCCTGTCCACGACCGTGGCGGACTTGCGCTTTGCCAAGCCGCTGGACGAGGCGATGATCCGACGCCTGATCGCCAGCCACGAAGTGGTCGTCACTGTCGAGGAAGGCGCCATCGGCGGGCTTGGCGCCCATGTGCTGACGATGGCCAGCGACGAGGGGCTGCTGGACAACGGCCTGAAGATCCGCACCATGCGCCTGCCCGACATTTTCCAGGACCACGACGCGCCCGACAGGCAATATGACGAAGCCGGACTGAATGCCGCCAATATCGTCGATACGGTCCTGAAAGCGCTGCGCCACAACAGCGCGGGGGTCGAGGAAGCGCGGGCCTAG
- a CDS encoding NnrU family protein, translated as MDLRLSFLLSAAIVFVGTHIILTHQLRKPLISLLGQASFIAAYSIVAVVTLGWTVYAFAEAPRGPYAWPAYADWAWIAAMLITFFALLLLIGSFAGNPAAPSPKAAELAASKEPTGAFAVTRHPMMWGISLWAFSHILLAPEPRTLFLMGAFIVLGLGGSAMQDRKKQGQLGDAWTGWQARTSFFPKLSGLARISPVMWLGALALWLGISWLHLPLGGVAAGVWRWLG; from the coding sequence ATGGACCTGAGGCTTTCCTTCCTGCTGTCGGCGGCGATCGTATTCGTGGGCACCCACATCATCCTGACGCATCAGCTGCGCAAGCCGCTGATATCGCTGCTGGGGCAGGCGAGTTTTATCGCGGCCTATTCGATCGTCGCCGTCGTCACGCTGGGCTGGACGGTCTATGCCTTTGCCGAGGCACCGCGTGGCCCCTATGCATGGCCCGCCTATGCCGACTGGGCATGGATCGCGGCGATGCTCATCACATTCTTTGCCCTGCTGCTGCTGATCGGCAGTTTCGCGGGCAATCCCGCCGCTCCTTCGCCCAAAGCCGCCGAACTGGCCGCCAGCAAGGAGCCGACGGGAGCCTTCGCGGTTACCCGCCACCCGATGATGTGGGGCATCTCACTCTGGGCGTTTTCGCATATTCTGCTGGCGCCCGAACCGCGCACATTGTTCCTGATGGGCGCGTTTATCGTGCTGGGACTGGGCGGTTCGGCCATGCAGGACCGCAAGAAACAGGGGCAGCTGGGCGATGCGTGGACCGGTTGGCAGGCCCGGACGAGCTTCTTCCCGAAACTGTCCGGCCTTGCGCGCATATCGCCGGTGATGTGGCTGGGCGCGCTGGCCCTATGGCTAGGGATCAGCTGGCTGCATCTGCCGCTGGGCGGCGTGGCTGCGGGCGTATGGCGGTGGCTGGGGTGA